The genomic stretch GTCGTTTTCCTCGGCTGCCAGCTCGAGCATGACGGCGGCATCGTCGAGACGACCGCGCAGCGCCTCAAGGCGCTCCACCTCGGCCTGTTTCGCGGAAAGGGTCGAGGTAACCCGCTGGGCGTTTTCCTGGTCATCCCAGAGATCGGGGGCGGCCACTTCCTCCGCGAGCCGTGCTATCTCGGCGCGCAACCTTGGCATGTCGGCCACCGCCTCGATGGATTCCAAGGACCTGCCGAGCTGGTCAATCTGGGTCATGAGGTCTGCATCAGCCACAACCAAGCAGTCTACCGCCTTGCGCCTGTATCGATGACTGGTTGAATTGGTGTCCCCGGAGAAAGGAAGCACGATGGCCGCGACGAAAACTCGACTCAAGGCTGAGCTGGCGAAAGCTTTGAGAGCAAAAGACGAGTTCAGCAAGTCCACGATCCGCATGATGCTGGCTGCCATCACCGTTGAGGAGGTCGCCGGCAAAGTGGCGCGCGAGTTGAGCGACGCCGAGGAGCTGGCTGTCATCACCAAGGAACGCCGTAAACGTCTCGACTCAGCCGCGACGTATACCGAGGCCGGTCGCCCGGAACTCGCCGAGAAGGAGTACGCCGAGGCCGACTTCATAGCCGGCTACCTGCCAGCCCCGCTGACCGATGAGGAGCTGGATGCCCTTGTCGAGGCAGAGGTTGCGAAAGTGAAAGCCGATGGCCAAACGCCCTCCATGAAGCACATGGGAACCGTCGTGAAGGCCGTGAATGCAGCCGCGGCAGGCCGCGCTCAGGGAGCTGAAGTGGCAGCCCGCGTCAAGGCAATGCTGCTGGGCTGACTTGGCCCGGCCTCGTCCCTTTGCCACAATAGGCGGACCCGGGGCGCATAGCTCAGCTGGTCAGAGCACCTGCCTTACAAGCAGGGGGTCGGGGGTTCAAGTCCCTCTGCGCCCACCGGGGAGACGTGGAGTTCTATAGAGGGCTTCACAGACCTGGGGTCGCTGTACCCCTGTCCGGGGGGACAGAGCCACAGCGGATCATGCTCTGGAAATAGCCAATTCAGACGTACGGCACATGACGCGGACTCGCTGGAGATCTAGACTGTCTTCTTTGAAGAGGCTGACGGGAAGGGATGTGGATGACGGACGATTCGTCGTGGCCCGCCGCTCCCCGAAGGTCAGCTGATTACGGGGCATCCGCCCGGCACGCCGAGGCGATCGATCCGGCTCCACCTCGAGGACGACATTCGTTTCAGGAGTCTGATTTTCCTCCGGAACCGATACGCAGGGGCGCCCGCAGGTTCGCAGAGCCCGAACCCGGATATTCGTACGAATCAAGGCCAGATCCGTACGACAACCTGAAACCGCTGCACATCGAAAGCCGCG from Arachnia propionica encodes the following:
- a CDS encoding GatB/YqeY domain-containing protein, whose amino-acid sequence is MAATKTRLKAELAKALRAKDEFSKSTIRMMLAAITVEEVAGKVARELSDAEELAVITKERRKRLDSAATYTEAGRPELAEKEYAEADFIAGYLPAPLTDEELDALVEAEVAKVKADGQTPSMKHMGTVVKAVNAAAAGRAQGAEVAARVKAMLLG